One Manduca sexta isolate Smith_Timp_Sample1 chromosome 28, JHU_Msex_v1.0, whole genome shotgun sequence DNA window includes the following coding sequences:
- the LOC115445526 gene encoding mediator of RNA polymerase II transcription subunit 12 isoform X5, which produces MKDSSVYPDAMGIMYEKRPLKRPRLGPPDVYPQDARQKEDELTSTNVKHGFSTTPQSSDEFGTARNFNYSASKIGQFFSGILSKKEELNTLPDCGRKRQQVNTKDNFWPATARTKPLIEAWFKDLAGGKPLSQLAKRAPNFNKKEEIFITLTEYQVSMPRAAWFIKLSSAYTVAVSEAKIKKRQLPDPTTEWTTTLIKFLKDQIPKLAEYYQSGIPGNPSDKTPPSQSGHGTPSHNSSGSTPGSSTPNSTVPNSMHSPGSSSNMGSSTPGGESTDWRQALKLWNYCCRLAKYLLDEGLLDRHDFLTWIIELLDKRAPDDGLLKLFLPVALQHVGEFVNCESLSRRLATTCAKKAAAICSVLSETTLRTLNQPAVFTKPAERNETELHPLSPPQENADIKPNISQIKRSSTPAEQSQGTPNPNHSLGTPNPSHPLGTPNPPQQHDVQVKEERASPPRDVKTTLNTVITAALNPIQVGFAEVLNCAYHRDVVIQLATILQIICVECPTAMVWSGCGSSLQGSPLDLLPVPPSALPMPHMDSAVTEEHRRLVYEAEQEISARSKKAESKWCTDKWQTSSQARVLAVLEALDRHCFDRVDPNNSLDTLYKEVFANCTPPSKDSNIDTKDPEWACSYAVVRVLCEWAVCGARWGEHRALAAAALLDRRQHQLHHHHDHHATGSDDKESISSGTGIYNGPPIFQNLLLRFLDNDAPVLDESPNAPPGNRQQFANLVHLFGELIRRDVFSHDAYMCTLISRGDLVSPTEPTSTGGGHTVAPPANSTGTNHNMDDDIFAGIDLKPKMEENVRMDLDDSKIDDDLDKLLQHIKEDQQNSMDAPDSPKDPGEPSHSVNSPMMGPSGMSIPGMPSIGMGPMSVPGIRAGGVGAGVSGSAAGLVSRHYHYTMHFPLPPAEPDHAPHDANQRHILLYGVGRQRDDAKHAVKKMTKEICKLFSKKFSIDVAEGGKIKKHSRSEFNFEAVTQKFQAMSMYEQGAVSWAVGGAVCEALAAYAAGATTYLPQPEHVAFALDLMEIALNVHGLIETCIQILKELSEVEGALTSRGAPSSGIAAPRAYTSALALYTVGALRRYHSCLLLCVEQTSTVFEQLCRLVKCVVNPGDCGSAERCVLAQLHDLYKAAAHLCHAPHADTFANAYPKIKQALYSPLQPIPSNYVYNPQFLSEFFTNPRKGKIEIAWARQVAESPANRYSFVCSAMLAVCREVDNDRVNELGVLCAEMTAWCSGLAAEWLGALVALCGAQHYPASTAPHAAPPPLYPDLLHHRDLHDAAAHDALAVFTCILVARHCFSLEDFVRHAALPSLLKACGGANASTNPANAPSPDTGARLTCHLLLRLFKTVDTPQPGLYSVSTSPGPGGSAAGVRLSCDRHLLAAAHKNIGVGPVLATLKAILMVGDSARDGGKSGKKSCELSHILGTSDTVPSDAQLDLMSGSGGVGSTLLDSSQSLASLARRVLAEICSEEWVLQKCLQNPDELYQPDMLLDSMLTPRQAQRLLHMICYPDSASHTHPDLDQKTMITRLLENLEQWSLRMSWLDLQLMFKQFPSGSAELSAWLDTVARAVINVFQQPAPPPPDKDRMGTDRGVVTTSKWSESVWLVAPLVAKLPAAVQGRVLKQAGQILESGWGAGCSGNCSSGGGGGGGSHRDCKSHQSPSYKGSSSGGGGGKRGVSGAGCGGGCACGGGSAVRLANEPLLSLVLTCLRHQDDQKESLLSSIHAQLQHYLTHARDHERSACNDTWQDEVAPEALQLRFSLAGGMFDAIRRSYQLTSDWAVLLTQLVAHQVVDAYNNSLCRSNLFTTLIDMLATLIHSTLADGGDDNNRKHYQNLMKKLKKEIGDRHGPSVQCVRQLLPLSKNTIIEVIACEPLGCLVDQKGNKITGFDSDKKQGLRLTDKQRVSVWELVEGGRNPAPLSWAWFGAIKIERKPLTYENAHRLLKYHTHSLVKPLSYYLEPLPLPPEDLETNDSKQDSGSLDSSPTGAGKSRSRSSSCKNAKKMKPTTPTGVAGGAAGAGPAGALAPQQPQQPQFMHQQQQWFPPPGQNYYNPPAAGVNTRAVAPPSNTHSKQALSNMLRQRVPNVCNQMTQMQGGGGYPGGPHRGPFPPRQGGMRQMQPNQMGTMQPQQMNPMGSMSGMGPMTQMGGLQIPGQMGGGQMGAGQMGAGQMGAGQMSAGQMSAGQMGGMGGQMFGGQYGGMQQGYGGYGQQMMQGGQQQMMNQGMGQSVSQMGQQVNPMAQGVNPIAQNVGQMSQAVGQSGQIPQGMGQMNQGMSQMGQPMAQMSQMGQGGGMGGMNGQGGSMGPQGGNGMGGFPGQQSFQQNMMGGRASQEAYLAQQRQSARPPYMQQAPNVTMSGMGGPAPPYPRAIQPQQSAQYQQQMTQQRMRQQMLAMQQQQQQQGPLVQHLQRQQYQPPY; this is translated from the exons ATGAAAG ATAGTTCAGTATACCCCGACGCAATGGGGATTATGTACGAAAAGCGACCTCTGAAGAGGCCGCGGCTGGGCCCTCCAGACGTGTACCCGCAGGACGCCCGCCAGAAGGAAGACGAGCTTACGTCGACGAACGTAAAACATGGATTCTCTACTACACCACAATCCAGTGATGAGTTTGGCACTGCTCGCAACTTCAATTACTCTGCCTCAAAG ATTGGCCAATTCTTCTCtggaatattatcaaaaaaagaAGAGTTAAATACACTTCCTGActgcggcagaaaaagacaacAAGTGAATACCAAAGACAATTTCTGGCCAGCCACAGCACGCACCAAACCACTGATTGAAGCTTGGTTTAAAGATTTGGCAG gtggGAAACCATTATCACAACTTGCCAAACGAGCtccaaattttaacaaaaaagaaGAGATATTCATAACATTAACAGAATATCAAGTGTCTATGCCAAGAGCTGCTTGGTTCATAAAACTTAGTTCAGCATACACTGTTGCTGTGTCAGaagccaaaataaaaaagagacaGTTACCAGATCCAACTACAG AATGGACTACAACTCTCATCAAATTCCTAAAAGACCAAATACCAAAATTAGCTGAATATTATCAAAGTGGTATACCAGGAAATCCTTCAGACAAAACTCCACCATCACAATCAG GACATGGAACACCAAGTCACAACTCATCTGGAAGTACTCCTGGGAGCTCCACACCTAATTCAACTGTGCCTAATTCAATGCATTCGCCTGGCAGTTCTAGCA ACATGGGTTCGTCGACACCGGGCGGTGAGAGTACAGACTGGCGTCAGGCCCTCAAGTTGTGGAACTACTGCTGCCGCCTCGCTAAGTATCTGCTGGACGAGGGGCTGCTCGACAGGCATGACTTCCTCACGTGGATCATCGAGTTGCTGGACAAAAGGGCGCCGGATGACGGGCTTTTGAA ATTGTTCCTGCCCGTGGCCCTTCAACACGTGGGAGAGTTTGTGAACTGCGAGAGTCTGTCGCGGCGCCTGGCGACCACGTGCGCCAAGAAGGCGGCTGCCATCTGCTCCGTGCTGTCCGAGACCACGCTGCGCACGCTCAACCAACCCGCCGTGTTCACTAAGCCTGCTGAACGGAATG AAACGGAACTTCATCCACTATCACCACCACAGGAAAACGCCGACATAAAGCCGAATATATCGCAAATAAAGCGCTCGAGCACACCGGCCGAGCAGAGCCAGGGGACTCCAAACCCCAATCATTCCCTGGGCACTCCCAACCCGAGCCATCCCCTGGGGACTCCTAATCCCCCACAGCAACATGACGTGCAAGTGAAGGAGGAGAGAGCCTCTCCACCAAGGGATGTGAAGACGACGCTAAATACAGTGATAACGGCGGCTTTGAACCCCATACAGGTGGGGTTCGCCGAGGTTCTCAACTGCGCTTACCATAGGGATGTGGTCATACAGTTGGCTACGATTCTACAG ATAATCTGCGTGGAGTGTCCGACGGCGATGGTGTGGTCCGGATGCGGGTCGTCGCTGCAGGGTTCGCCGCTAGACTTGTTGCCCGTGCCTCCGAGCGCCTTGCCCATGCCGCACATGGACTCCGCAGTCACTGAGGAACATAGGCGACTG GTATATGAAGCTGAACAGGAAATATCAGCGCGCAGTAAAAAAGCAGAAAGCAAATGGTGTACTGACAAATGGCAGACCAGTTCCcaag CTCGCGTACTCGCCGTTTTGGAGGCTCTAGACAGACACTGCTTCGATCGAGTCGACCCAAACAATAGTTTAGACACGCTGTATAAGGAAGTTTTTGCTAATTGCACGCCACCTTCTAAAGACTCCAATATTGATACCAAAGATCCG gagtgggcgtgtTCGTACGCGGTGGTGCGCGTGCTGTGCGAGTGGGCGGTGTGCGGCGCGCGCTGGGGCGAGCaccgcgcgctcgccgccgccgcgctgctcGACCGCCGCCAGCACCAGCTGCACCACCACCACGACCACCACGCCACCG GATCCGACGACAAAGAGTCAATTAGCTCCGGCACAGGTATCTACAATGGACCGCCTATATTCCAGAATCTTCTGCTACGCTTTCTAGACAACGATGCACCAGTCTTGG ATGAAAGTCCGAACGCTCCCCCAGGCAACAGACAGCAATTCGCGAACCTGGTCCATCTATTCGGAGAGCTGATAAGAAGGGACGTGTTCTCCCACGACGCCTATATGTGCACGCTTATATCTAGAG GTGATCTGGTATCCCCGACGGAGCCGACGTCGACGGGCGGCGGCCACACGGTCGCGCCGCCCGCCAACAGCACCGGCACCAACCACAACATGGACGACGACATATTCGCCGGCATCGACCTCAAACCAAAGATGGAG GAGAACGTCCGAATGGATTTAGACGATTCTAAGATAGATGATGACTTGGATAAGTTACTGCAACACATAAAAGAGGACCAACAAAACTCTATGGACGCTCCTGACAGCCCGAAGGATCCTGGAGAACCCTCACacag TGTCAATTCGCCAATGATGGGACCAAGCGGTATGAGCATACCGGGCATGCCTTCTATAGGAATGGGACCAATGTCTGTGCCAG GTATCCGCGCGGGCGGCGTGGGCGCAGGCGTGTCGGGGTCGGCGGCGGGGCTGGTGTCGCGCCACTACCACTACACCATGCACTTCCCGCTGCCGCCCGCCGAGCCCGACCACGCGCCGCACGACGCCAACCAGCGCCACATCCTGCTCTACGGCGTCGGCCGGCAGCGGGACGACGCCAAGCACGCCGTCAAgaagatgaccaaag aaatatgtaaattattttcgaaGAAATTTTCCATCGACGTTGCGGAGGGTGGAAAAATCAAGAAACACTCTCGCAGTGAATTCAATTTCGAAGCTGTCACTCAGAAGTTCCAG GCGATGTCTATGTACGAGCAGGGCGCGGTGTCGTGGGCGGTGGGCGGCGCCGTGTGCGAGGCGCTGGCGGCGTACGCGGCCGGCGCCACCACCTACCTGCCGCAGCCCGAACACGTCGCCTTCGCGCTCGACCTCATGGAGATCGCGCTCAACGTGCACGGACTCATCGAGACCTGCATACAG ATCCTGAAGGAGCTGTCGGAAGTGGAGGGCGCGCTGACGAGCCGCGGCGCGCCCAGCAGCGGCATCGCCGCGCCACGCGCATACACCTCCGCGCTCGCGCTCTACACTGTCGGTGCGCTGCGCAGATACCACTCCTGCTTGCTGC TGTGCGTGGAGCAGACGTCGACGGTGTTCGAGCAGCTGTGCCGGCTGGTGAAGTGCGTGGTGAACCCGGGCGACTGCGGCTCGGCGGAGCGCTGCGTGCTGGCGCAGCTGCACGACCTGTACAAGGCGGCCGCGCACCTCTGCCACGCGCCGCACGCCGACACCTTCGCCAACGCCTATCCCAAGATCAA ACAAGCGCTCTACTCACCGTTGCAACCTATTCCATCGAATTATGTCTACAATCCACAATTTTTGAGTGAATTCTTTACTAATCCTAGAAAAG gtaaaatagaaatagcgTGGGCGCGTCAGGTGGCGGAGTCGCCTGCGAATCGATACAGTTTCGTGTGTTCAGCGATGCTCGCCGTCTGCCGAGAAGTAGACAATGATAG AGTGAACGAGCTGGGCGTGCTGTGCGCGGAGATGACGGCGTGGTGCAGCGGGCTGGCGGCGGAGTGGCTGGGCGCGCTGGTGGCGCTGTGCGGCGCGCAGCACTACCCCGCCTCCaccgcgccgcacgccgcgccgccgccgctctACCCCGACCTGCTGCACCACCGCGACCTGCACGACGCCGCCGCGCACGACGCGCTCGCCGTCTTCACCTGCATACTCGTCG CGCGCCACTGTTTTTCCCTGGAAGACTTCGTGCGGCACGCGGCGTTACCATCGTTGTTGAAAGCGTGTGGAGGCGCGAATGCCTCCACCAACCCGGCCAACGCGCCCTCGCCGGACACAGGCGCGCGACTTACGTGCCATCTACTGCTCCGACTGTTCAAAACTGTCGATACTCCACAACCTG GTCTGTACTCGGTGTCGACGTCGCCGGGCCCGGGCGGCAGCGCGGCGGGCGTGCGCCTGTCGTGCGACCGACACCTGCTCGCCGCCGCGCACAAAAACATCGGCGTCGGGCCCGTGCTCGCCACGCTCAAGGCCATACTAA TGGTCGGAGATTCAGCTCGGGATGGTGGCAAATCGGGCAAAAAATCATGTGAATTGTCGCATATTTTGGGTACCAGTGATACAGTTCCTAGTGACGCACAGCTCGATCTGATGTC GGGTAGCGGCGGTGTGGGCTCGACGCTGCTGGACTCGTCGCAGTCGCTGGCGTCGCTCGCGCGGAGGGTGCTCGCCGAGATCTGCTCGGAGGAGTGGGTGCTGCAGAAGTGTCTGCAGAACCCCGACGAGCTGTACCAACCTGACATGCTACTGGACTCTATGCTGACGCCGAGACAGGCTCAAAG GTTACTTCACATGATATGTTATCCGGATTCAGCTAGTCACACTCATCCCGACCTCGACCAGAAAACGATGATCACTCGACTTTTAGAG AACCTGGAGCAGTGGTCGTTGCGCATGTCGTGGCTGGACCTGCAGTTGATGTTCAAGCAGTTCCCGAGCGGGTCGGCGGAGCTGAGCGCGTGGCTCGACACGGTGGCGCGCGCCGTCATCAACGTGTTCCAgcagcccgcgccgccgccgcccgacaAGGACAG GATGGGCACCGATCGCGGCGTTGTGACCACTAGCAAGTGGTCGGAGTCGGTGTGGCTGGTAGCGCCACTCGTTGCGAAGTTACCTGCCGCTGTGCAGGGCCGAGTACTCAAACAAGCTGGGCAG ATCTTGGAGAGCGGATGGGGCGCGGGCTGCAGCGGGAACTGTTCCAGCGGCGGTGGAGGCGGCGGCGGGTCGCATCGCGACTGCAAGAGCCACCAGAGTCCCAGCTATAAAGG GTCGtccagcggcggcggcggcggcaagCGCGGCGTGAGCGGCGCGGGGTGCGGCGGCGgctgcgcgtgcggcggcggcaGTGCCGTGCGCCTCGCCAACGAACCGCTGCTCTCGCTCGTGCTCACCTGTCTCAGGCACCAGGACGACCAGAAG GAGAGTCTGCTGAGTTCGATCCACGCGCAACTGCAACACTACCTGACGCACGCGCGCGACCACGAGCGCTCCGCGTGCAACGACACATGGCAGGATGAGGTGGCGCCGGAAGCGTTGCAGCTACGGTTCTCGCTGGCGGGCGGCATGTTCGATGCGATCCGCCGCTCATACCAGCTCACGTCCGACTGGGCCGTGCTGCTGACGCAACTGGTCGCGCACCAGGTCGTCGACGCGTACAACAATAG tctGTGTCGCAGCAACCTGTTCACCACTTTGATCGACATGCTTGCCACTCTGATCCACTCGACGCTGGCGGACGGAGGCGACGACAACAACAGGAAGCACTACCAGAACCTCATGAAGAAACTGAAGAAGGAGATCGGCGACCGGCACGGACCCTCCGTGCAGTGCGTACGACAACTCCTGCCGCTCTCCAAGAACACCATTATAGAG GTGATCGCGTGCGAACCTCTCGGATGTCTAGTCGATCAGAAAGGAAACAAAATCACAGGATTCGACAGCGATAAAAAACAG GGTCTGAGACTTACGGACAAACAACGCGTGTCGGTGTGGGAGCTGGTGGAGGGCGGACGGAACCCCGCGCCGCTCTCCTGGGCCTGGTTCGGAGCCATCAAGATCGAGAGGAAACCGCTCACCTATGAAAATGCTCACAG ATTATTGAAGTACCACACGCACAGTTTGGTGAAGCCGCTGAGTTACTACCTAGAGCCGTTGCCTTTGCCGCCAGAAGACCTTGAAACTAATGACAGTAAACAG GATAGCGGCAGCCTCGACTCCAGCCCGACCGGCGCAGGCAAGTCCAGGTCGCGGTCGTCTTCGTGtaaaaatgctaaaaaaatGAAACCAACCACGCCT ACGGGcgtggcgggcggcgcggcgggcgcggggccGGCGGGCGCGCTCGCGCCGCAGCAGCCCCAGCAGCCGCAGTTCATGCACCAGCAGCAGCAGTGGTTCCCGCCGCCCGGACAGAACTACTACAACCCGCCAG CCGCTGGAGTGAATACCCGAGCGGTGGCGCCACCTTCCAACACGCATTCCAAGCAAGCTCTGAGCAACATGTTGCGACAACGTGTGCCCAACGTATGCAACCAAATGACGCAAATGCAG GGAGGCGGTGGCTACCCAGGTGGTCCCCACAGAGGTCCATTCCCACCGCGGCAGGGCGGCATGCGGCAAATGCAGCCCAATCAAATGGGTACTATGCAACCaca GCAAATGAACCCTATGGGAAGCATGAGCGGCATGGGACCGATGACTCAGATGGGTGGCCTACAAATTCCTGGACAAATGGGTGGTGGACAAATGGGCGCCGGACAGATGGGTGCCGGACAAATGGGCGCCGGACAAATGAGCGCCGGACAGATGAGCGCCGGCCAAATGGGCGGCATGGGCGGCCAGATGTTCGGTGGGCAGTACGGCGGCATGCAGCAGGGATACGGCGGCTACGGACAGCAGATGATGCAGGGCGGACAGCAGCAAATGATGAATCAA ggCATGGGTCAAAGTGTCAGTCAGATGGGCCAACAAGTCAACCCAATGGCGCAAGGAGTGAATCCTATAGCTCAAAATGTGGGTCAAATGAGCCAGGCAGTGGGACAATCTGGTCAAATACCCCAGGGAATGGGCCAAATGAACCAAGGGATGAGCCAAATGGGTCAGCCAATGGCACAGATGAGCCAAATGGGCCAGGGAGGTGGTATGGGAGGTATGAACGGGCAAGGCGGTTCTATGGGCCCACAGGGAG